The following coding sequences lie in one Vigna radiata var. radiata cultivar VC1973A unplaced genomic scaffold, Vradiata_ver6 scaffold_91, whole genome shotgun sequence genomic window:
- the LOC106753055 gene encoding zinc finger protein ZAT1-like, whose product MALILDQQSNFKHFCKICKKGFGCGRALGGHMRAHGIGDEGGQMDDDDQASDWEDRLGGNVPPSNKRMYALRTNPNRLKSCRVCENCGKEFLSWKSFLEHGKCTSEDADSFVSSPGSDADDGGIAGGDRRGCGWSKRKRSLRTKVGSFNYNCPSSEEEDLANCLIMLSNGTVDPLAPEPEESCASASKEEEQRRNPMNFIAPLSYKVNNNNNNNIHNMNNLVDNKAKGIAKGLFECKACKKVFNSHQALGGHRASHKKVKGCFAARLDNLDDNLITDDDVITHEELFPTKSNSTLQFEHGSNPTLPSSSSSKRKSKVHECSICHRSFSSGQALGGHKRCHWITSNAPDTSTLTRFQQFHDHLDQIPKFDTSSEPLDLKLDLNLPAPSNDLARRNVSTEIYLQPWVTSKDVKDDNNTQCQSLHINNNNVDIDNNNDEDKNTNNPMQNVDNENDNKIKLAKLSELKDMNVGGTSSPWLQVGIGSAATDVTTDNS is encoded by the coding sequence ATGGCTCTGATATTGGATCAACAATCAAACTTCAAGCACTTTTGTAAGATTTGCAAGAAAGGTTTTGGCTGTGGAAGAGCTTTGGGAGGACACATGAGGGCTCATGGCATAGGAGATGAAGGTGGTCAaatggatgatgatgatcaaGCTAGTGATTGGGAAGATAGGTTAGGTGGGAATGTGCCACCAAGCAACAAACGCATGTATGCTTTGAGAACAAACCCTAATAGGCTAAAGAGTTGTAGGGTATGTGAAAATTGTGGCAAGGAGTTTTTGTCGTGGAAATCTTTCCTTGAACATGGAAAATGCACCTCCGAGGATGCTGACTCCTTTGTCTCCTCTCCGGGTTCCGACGCCGATGACGGTGGCATCGCTGGTGGCGACCGAAGAGGATGTGGATGGTCCAAAAGAAAAAGGTCTTTGAGAACTAAGGTTGGTAGCTTCAATTACAATTGCCCATCCAGCGAGGAAGAAGACCTAgcaaattgtttaataatgttGTCCAATGGCACTGTAGATCCTCTTGCGCCCGAGCCTGAAGAATCCTGTGCATCCGCTAGCAAGGAGGAAGAACAACGGCGAAATCCTATGAATTTCATTGCACCATTGTCGTACaaagttaataataacaacaacaacaatattcaCAACATGAACAACCTTGTTGACAACAAGGCCAAAGGGATTGCCAAGGGTTTGTTCGAATGCAAAGCATGCAAGAAGGTTTTCAATTCACATCAAGCGTTGGGTGGCCATAGGGCAAGCCACAAAAAGGTTAAGGGTTGTTTTGCTGCAAGACTAGACAACCTTGACGACAATCTCATCACCGACGATGATGTAATCACACACGAAGAACTCTTCCCCACAAAATCAAACTCCACCCTCCAATTCGAGCATGGCTCCAACCCCACGTTGccctcatcttcttcctccaagAGAAAATCGAAAGTTCATGAATGTTCAATTTGCCATAGGAGTTTCTCTTCGGGACAAGCTCTTGGAGGACACAAAAGGTGTCATTGGATCACATCAAATGCACCCGACACCTCGACGTTAACGAGATTTCAACAATTTCACGACCACTTGGATCAAATACCCAAGTTTGACACCTCTTCTGAGCCTCTTGATCTAAAGTTAGACCTTAACCTTCCTGCACCTTCCAATGACCTTGCAAGAAGGAATGTTTCTACAGAAATTTACTTGCAGCCTTGGGTTACATCAAAGGATGTTAAAGATGATAACAATACCCAATGTCAAAGTCTCCATATCAATAACAACAATGTTGACATTGACAACAACAACGACGAAGACAAAAACACAAATAACCCAATGCAAAATGTGGATAATGAGAATGATAATAAGATCAAGTTGGCCAAACTAAGTGAGCTAAAAGATATGAACGTTGGAGGCACTTCTTCACCATGGTTGCAGGTGGGAATCGGTTCGGCTGCCACTGACGTCACAACTGATAACTCCTGA